The region CCCCACGGAATCGAAGGGCTCATGAGGATCATATCCTATGCTGAATCCGAAGGGACCTTCATGAAAGCGGGCATCATCTTCCTACAATCTCCCTCAGGAGAACCCCACGAATTCGAATTCATATCCATAAGGCCCCATAAAAACGCCCATTTGTTGCGTTTAAAAGGGGTGGCCTCCAGGGAGGAGGCCGAAAAATACAAGGGATGGGGTATCTTTATTAAAAAGGATACCTTGAAATCATTAGGAAACGACGAGTTTTACTGGCACGAGCTTATCGGCCTTAAAGTGTATTCTAATAGGGGTCGATTCCTGGGCACCCTGGATCACATCCTCCCGACCGGCGCCAACGACATTTACGTCGTTCGGGAAGAGGGAAAAGAGATCTTGATCCCCGCAATCCGTGATGTTGTGGAGGAAGTCAATCTCGCCGAACGGAAGATGATCGTATCCGAGATGGAAGGATTGTTGGAATTGAATGAGGTTTGACGTTCTCACCCTCTTCCCAGGCCTCTTTTCTTCCTTTCTGGAGGAGAGCATCCTGGGCCGGGCCCTCAAGCGGGGAGTGCTGGATATCCGGATAATCAATATCCGGTCTTTCGCTCGGGGGCCTCACAAAAGCAC is a window of Deltaproteobacteria bacterium DNA encoding:
- the rimM gene encoding 16S rRNA processing protein RimM, translating into MKDLSPDRLLLIGKVVRPHGIEGLMRIISYAESEGTFMKAGIIFLQSPSGEPHEFEFISIRPHKNAHLLRLKGVASREEAEKYKGWGIFIKKDTLKSLGNDEFYWHELIGLKVYSNRGRFLGTLDHILPTGANDIYVVREEGKEILIPAIRDVVEEVNLAERKMIVSEMEGLLELNEV